The region AGTAATCAGACTCACCCTTGCCACATCTAAGCCCCCGCTAGGGCACACTAGGACATGACTAACAtctattatatttttgtttattcctctccttcccagtcAATAATGACATGCAGTGACCGATGGTGTATTTAGAATACACCTTATATACTTACACTACTAGTCAAGGTAAGGTCAAAGATGTGCAGACAGAGGTGGTGAGGTTTGTTGTAACTATTCATTCCCGTGGGAATTTATTTCCCACTTTGGGTCAACTGAGGGAACTCTGTCTCTTGCACTGACACACTTACAAGTCTTTTACCgaagcagctgctctggctgggaaAAATTTAATGTGGCAGTTTTATGTGTGCTTTCCTCTCAGGATGCTACCAGTGGGCTCACTTTGCCCCCTCAACACAAAATGAGGTCTTGCGTAATTTTGCACTTCCCACTATTAAAGTAAACTTAAACCTTTAAAGTTATATCAAGGGAATGTCTTTAATACTGCACCATACTGAAAGCAGCCCCTCTGAAGCACTGTGGTTTTTTACCTCATTAAGAGAGATTATATTCTCAGAAAGCACCACTTGGATTTACAATTACAATTACAATTTACAACAATTATAATTGTTGTAAAATAACCATCCAAAGGCATTAAATGCAGATGAACTTAAGAATATTTTGTGTTGGGAAagcagggggaaagaaagcaaacaatgcAGAAAAACTAAATATGTAGGGCAAACTCATTGCAATGGAAGAAAcacattgaaaaataaagtacatAAAAATAGAAGAACATTCTACATTTGAAAAGCACATCAATTGTAATAAAAGCTCATAAAAGGTAGAATATAATTACAAGGTACAGAATTTGAACACAAGAGGTGCTTGGATGGTTAATGTGCTGGCTTTGCTCACTGCTAGTGTTATTTCAAAGTGGTGTTGAACAGGGCTACAGTCAAGCCTAGGAGGAACATTACAAACTCTTAGAGTACTATTGGTGACGCAGAACATTATTTGCCAGAAGTCTGGTCCCAGggtctgattttaaaaagagcATTTGCATATCTGTGAGCATGCTTAATTTTTTTAGCAACACATTGCCTTTAAACTGGATTAATTATTGCagtgttttacattaaaaacttGTGATCTGattctgcaattaaaaaaatggtaTGTTGTTGCTTTAGGTACAGCagattcctttcattttcttctacaATGAAACATTTCAGTACAATGGgttctgaaaacaatttttaatgcTGACCCCTCTGCATTCTAGTTTCATTTGTGGAGGTACACAAGCAGCCATAGTAACAGCCTCAAACATAACTTTCAAAACACACTGCCTTTGTACTTCAAAAGAGATACATCcccatttctttcttatatGTCTTTTTTCAAGCCTTTTATTCTTCACAAAGAAATACAGATCTGACCTGACAAAACCACTTTTCATGACAGAGTAATCAAAATTATCCTGCCTGAGTAAATCTGAGAGCTCTTTTCCTGGTAGTGCTACCTGGGAGCAGAAAGGCATAGATTTTGTTTGTGTCTCTTGGAAAAATGTGGACTAGTTTGTGAAAGAGGATAATTATATTTAGACGTAGAGTCTTTATCAGTCCTCTGACCTTAAAGAGACAGATAGCTCTTATCTGAGATGGAAACCCATTGAATTAATTGAATGTACATAAGGGCTTTGAGGACCATAATTGTAATGGGGACCTAGATGCTCTCCTGCTTCACTCAAAACATCCCCACACTTGCTACCCCAGAAGACAACATACTCCCTGGGTTTTGACACCCTTCAGGTGTCCATACTGCTTGAAGGGTCAGTGCTGGTAAGTATGCTGTGAACTTATTTCCCAGAGTActtccagaaagaaagaaaagctggcaTAGCttcctcttttttacttattcCTCTAGGATGAAAAACATGCTCTGTGATGCAGAGGGTTCACTCTCACCTACAGTATTGCATTCCTGTTACTAGAAAAGGCTATAAAAAACAGTTCTTTAAAACTGCCTCTTTCCATCAGGCCACagctaaagaaagtggaattcAGCACAAGAGGGGCAGACAGGTATTTCTGGTGGAATGTAAGTCCTATAGGTCTTTAtactaaaagaaacaaactcaaACCAACCAGGTAAAATGCCCCTTACCCAGGAAAGCAAATCACATTTCTTTGCAGTACCTAGTCAGAATTTGTGTTGTGCCCTTATCCTCTCATCCTGGTCTTCTGTTTGTCCAGATGATGCTCAGGTCACCCAAACCTGTCTGGAGTGAAAtacctgtgttttctttgtgtcGAAATGAAGgatgggaagaaaaagcaatcaaGTTTCAGCAAGGCAGAGGCACACACTTGAGTATCAAACAAAAGTCTAGACAGATTCATTAgctgtttttgttggtttgtttgtttgtttctttgttttaaaattcccTTATACTAAATATTTGGtctttataaaatattcagaatgtGTATGTATTAATAGCTTTCAAAAAAAACCTCTCTTTCAGAGGCTGCTGTTCAGTTCTGAGGCTATTATTGTAATATATGCAacatcctctcctctttcttttattgtttaaaatattcaaaagactaattggaaaaataaatgtctgaaaaatgttttaaactgATTTGAAAGAGGGCTGAGAGTAATGCTATATGTACTTATTTATAAGAATTTAGTAAATGAAGGACTTGACTTTCAGATGGTGACTCTTTCACGTCCTTCATTGCCTTCTATAAACTATCTTGCACTTTAGGAGGGAAGAGAAGTTCCCGGAGCTGGACTCACGCAGTCTGATGAGAGTCTCTGTGCCACACAAAACGCTGCTGGAACCTTCTCTGCACAAACCAGACGACAACTCCATGGTAATGGGGAAAGCAGTCAAGCTGATCAGTAGAACTCAGGTCAACTCATTTAACAATGTTGGCTTTAAATCCTGTATTTTTAAACCTGTTATGTATTTAAAAAGGCTCTATGAAGACAAGTCTGAAAGATAATGCCTTGGAAAAGGGGGCAATAGTTCCAGAGATTTTGAGAGACATGAGTTTAAGTCTGGAATTTATACACATCCCTGGTATTTTCCCATCTCAATGGCACAGTAAAACTGCTTAAATAAAACAGAGTGGGGGAAATCAGTCACACCAGATGATTCATGTACGCTTCTCCCTCCACTCAAGTCATATTTTAAACAACATCTCATTGAAGTTTATAATAAAATgcttatatatttttctttatggtaTTGGTAAGCAATGGTCCCTTTGTCTACAGTCTGTCTCATAAATATAAAGTTAACTGTTATTTCAAGTTCTATTAGATCTAGGTATAGGAGACCTTTGTTAACCTAAGTAGTTTAAAATTCTCGTAGTTACAGCTAATTTTCTTAGAACTCTGCAGTTAAATTTACCTTGGCAAGTTCATAGATTGCTCTTTGCTAGGAGAAAACTTGTATGGAAAAAGACGTTTCATATCCACATAGCTGATGAATATATCTGATAAAGCAATTTAATAATatgttatatttaaaatatgtatatttttactCTGTGAGTGACAGTAAAGTTTAGGTAGTTTTCACAACAAGTCTCCTTAGGAAACTGGAACTGCAGaatcaaaatgtttttgctgtcatttgttctgtattattttcttctctgaaaataaCCTGGATACCAAAATGTAACTGCCTTggtctttgttctgttttgaatGTTCCAGTTTAAAATCTATCACACCACAATCTCTGTGCTTTTTATTTGGGAAGACTGATTTTCTCAACcgtttttatattttgttagaATCATGTAGAACTCCATGACTGCGGAAATTGCGTTATTGTAGAAATTCAAAGGATACATATGAGATACTTCAACTAACACTCCACATacacatacagaaaacagaaaaaataaaggagtatCAATTAAATCTGTGCCAGGCCCCAGGTGAGAGCTAGGAGCAATCATACCATAATTTTCTATatgtagattttatttttattctggtcTTACAATAAAATGGAAGGATCAATAGAAGAATTTCCCAGAGGACTTTACACTGTAAAAGACAGTTAGAAACATGTGGACCTAGTAGACCTTCTGAATCTCTAGTGTTTAAATGGTTTATTTACAGCTGAAGCGCACATTGGAAGCAGACCTGATTAAAAAATGGGATCTGAAAACAGTTGTAAACTTGTAACATGATGAGAAACCTCATTTGGAGACAGCCTTAACCAGATAGTACACAGGACATAGGGCACAGATGTGATGAGCCCACCTCGTTGGGTACTTGGAACGTCTGTTGTACATTTGAGCCCGGCAAGCTCAACTTACTAAGACACAGCACACCAACCAGTGATCCACAGGGTGGTTGCATTTTGTGCTTTCCATAGCCCTGGCAGCCACCACCAAGACTTGTGTGATGACCACCTCTGTGATTTCTGAGTGTCAACCATTATTTTGAGTGGTGCATCAAGTACTCATCTTGAACAAATGTATTTCATCTAGCAGGAGTGGTAAGAGTTTAATGTACCAATAGTTCCAGTAAATCATTCTGTGGACTGTGTCCCAGTCTTGAGGTGGAGATGGCCCTGACTATCAAGTGCTTTAACTTTCCTTCCTAGATTTCTTATATGTATCATTCCACAAAGATTTACTATATATCTCATTCTCAAGGAGTTTTTATTGATATCACCCTCTTGTAGTgcttcagttttatttccatCTAGATACAGAAATTGCTCCACACTTCTTTAATAGTTACATTATCTGGTTATTTGTGAACTATAGGACTGTCTACCACTATCCAAATATATATAATTGAATTAGCTTTTTGAGAAATTGGCTAATTGTTTCCATAGAACAAGCATTACTTTTTACAGTCAAATATAGTATGAATATAAATTGTTCAAATATCAGTGACTAACTCAATCACCAGTTCacattctggaaaaaatattataaagtttatatatatacttattttttaGCCAGTTCTTGTAGACCAGATATCACATTACTTTGTTAGTCACTACCTGGCCAGAGTAtaatttttttgattttttatcACTTTGCATGAACAGATTCCTTTGGTCCCTTTGAGATATATTAGAGGAGATTAGAACTGTGCGTGATAGTTATACATACTATTAGGCGTGAATCACTGAAGGGTACTGTTAGTTCTTCTGTTAAAATATTCACAGCTTGAATGGAAATACAGTTTGCATGAAGACGCAGCTCACCCACCTCAGTCCACTCTTTGCTGTATACTTTTGTGATTTCTCATTAGCTGACGTCTGCCTTCTGCCACAAACGGACTTACATTCCTCCCATCTGTTGTGAACCTAATTTAATCATTAGTCACTAATATGAACGCAACAACAAATACTTTCATGCATGAAGGGTCTGCCCTTTCCCCCATTGTCAGAATTTTTGTGAGGTAATGTTTTCCAGTAAAATTTTCATAACAGATTAGTTCAAAAGATCTATTTCTGTCTACATCAGGTTTTTATTAATGTTAAGTTCTAGATCCAGTAAGATCAATCAGTAATTCAAATGAAACTGTGTTTTTGTACAGAtttatctgattttttaaatctgaatgtTTTCAGAATAGAACATTTCTTCAGAGTATTTCTACAGCTGTAATTAAGTTAGAGATTTTACAGTTACTCAGTATAGATATATTGCATGCACCATAGCTCATCAGTTATTAGATGTATCTGAActagaaaagcaaatagaaatgagacatcatttaaaataattattattactaaactaaaaggaaattaattaaaaaccaacaaTGAAGAcataatggaaaaacaaaacagaacatttaAACAAGATTTAAAAGTATATGAAGAACTCAAGAATCAATATATTtagtgaaaaaagaagtaatctCATTTAATTCTAATCTCTGTTAAGGGATTACAACTCCTAAGAATCAAGGAGAAGAATTTGAGCTGTGCAGAAAGAATCCTTACAGTTCATTTGTAGTCTAGAAAATTTACATGATAATGGtattaaaaaatcttttttctgtgtaataccagaaattttgaaattatccatgaaaatattaaaaacatttttaaattgtcctttttttttttttttttgtgaacacCTCATGCTGGTTGCCTGGCTGAGGTTTTGTTAGTGGAATGGTGGCTGTGGTGGTGTCATCTCACAGAAGATGCCAGGAGCTGTCCCTGTGTCACACACAGCCAGTGTCAgctggctccaagatggacccactgcTGTTcaaagctgagcccatcagtgatGTTGGTGGCACCTCTATGCTAACATATTcaagaaaaggtaagaaagaaagattaacaAAGAGTGAAAAAAGCTTCACAGCAGCTGTGGTAGGAGTGAGAATGTATGAGAGAAACAattctgcagacaccaaggtcagtgaagaaggagagggaggaggtgcCtcgggtgctggggaagagattcccctgcagccctcaGAGAAGACCATGGTGAAGCAGCTttgtcccctgcagcccagggaggaccATGTCAGAGCAGATATCCACACTGCATCCCATGGAGGACCCTATGTTGGAGCAAGTGAATGTGCTCAGAGGGAAGCTGAGCCCATGAAGAGCCTGCACTAGATCAAGCTCCTGGAAGAAACTTCAGTCCCTGGAGAGGAGCTGGTGTCACAgcaggttttc is a window of Columba livia isolate bColLiv1 breed racing homer chromosome 3, bColLiv1.pat.W.v2, whole genome shotgun sequence DNA encoding:
- the LOC135578976 gene encoding uncharacterized protein LOC135578976, which gives rise to MNSAAKNVRAMRPKKEQEGREVPGAGLTQSDESLCATQNAAGTFSAQTRRQLHGFVSGMVAVVVSSHRRCQELSLCHTQPVSAGSKMDPLLFKAEPISDVGGTSMLTYSRKGKKERLTKSEKSFTAAVVGVRMYERNNSADTKVSEEGEGGGASGAGEEIPLQPSEKTMVKQLCPLQPREDHVRADIHTASHGGPYVGASECAQREAEPMKSLH